One genomic window of Punica granatum isolate Tunisia-2019 chromosome 1, ASM765513v2, whole genome shotgun sequence includes the following:
- the LOC116193083 gene encoding VQ motif-containing protein 22-like, translated as MSMTQTMSHPNDWAQFYRQINFSGQPSQPVEIPAPHPPSVPDHHVGTLDTSSSLSAAVGASGSSPVHGSSSSAGALNAGGRVAKPKRRRSRASRRTPTTLLSTDTTNFRAMVQQFTGGPGAHFLATVGTTRPGALNINFGLEPGRAHINPPGLFHGQHPLQHHGADHRPAFSHVMQDQAYMNMLSLDHRGATSPEFPPRPPFMQ; from the coding sequence ATGAGCATGACCCAAACCATGTCTCACCCTAATGACTGGGCTCAGTTCTACCGCCAGATCAACTTCTCCGGCCAGCCGTCCCAGCCCGTCGAGATCCCCGCGCCGCATCCGCCATCAGTCCCCGACCACCATGTCGGAACGCTGGATACCTCGTCGTCCCTATCCGCTGCAGTAGGCGCATCCGGCAGCAGTCCCGTGCACGGCAGCAGCTCGAGTGCTGGCGCCCTCAACGCCGGTGGACGGGTCGCGAAGCCCAAGCGGAGACGGTCCAGGGCCTCCCGGCGCACCCCAACTACCCTGCTGAGCACCGACACCACGAACTTCCGGGCCATGGTGCAACAGTTCACGGGAGGCCCCGGGGCTCACTTCCTCGCGACAGTCGGGACAACCAGGCCCGGCGCACTGAACATCAACTTCGGGCTCGAGCCGGGCAGAGCCCACATCAATCCTCCGGGACTATTCCACGGGCAGCACCCGCTCCAGCACCATGGCGCCGATCACCGTCCGGCATTCAGTCACGTCATGCAAGACCAAGCGTACATGAACATGCTTTCTCTGGACCACCGTGGAGCAACTTCCCCCGAGTTCCCTCCAAGGCCGCCTTTCATGCAATAA
- the LOC116192543 gene encoding N-acetyl-D-glucosamine kinase translates to MKRYRNGEIWEFEQEMPGMGNDSTEVILGLDGGTTSTVCVCIPLLPFSDPLPDPLPVLARAVAGCSNHNSVGETAARETLEQVMAEALAKSGCSRSAVRAVCLAVSGVNHLTDQQRIVNWLRDIFPNRVRLSVQNDAVAALASGTLGKLHGCVLIAGTGTIAYGFTEDRREARAAGAGPTLGDWGSGYGIAAQALTAVIRAYDGRGPQTNLTGSILQKLGLSSADELIGWTYADPSWARIAALVPVVVSCAEAGDEVANKILFDSVEELALSVKAVVQRLGLCGEDGKDSFPLVMVGGVLEANKRWDIGKEVIHCISKDYPGAFPIRPKVEPAVGAALLAWNTLMEECRKDP, encoded by the exons atgaagaggtaCAGGAATGGTGAGATATGGGAATTCGAGCAGGAAATGCCGGGAATGGGGAATGATAGTACGGAGGTGATACTGGGGTTGGACGGTGGGACTACCTCCACCGTCTGCGTCTGCATTCCTCTCCTCCCCTTCTCCGATCCTCTCCCCGACCCTCTTCCCGTTCTTGCCCGGGCCGTCGCTGGCTGCTCCAATCACAACAGCGTCGGAG AGACTGCTGCAAGGGAGACACTGGAGCAAGTTATGGCAGAGGCTCTTGCGAAATCGGGCTGCAGTCGTTCAGCGGTCAGAGCTGTTTGTCTTGCAGTCTCTGGTGTTAATCATCTTACTGATCAGCAGAGAATAGTAAACTGGCTCAG GGATATATTTCCCAATCGCGTAAGGCTGTCTGTCCAAAATGACGCTGTGGCAGCTTTGGCAAGTGGAACATTGGGGAAGCTTCATGGTTGTGTTCTCATTGCTGGCACAGGGACTATTGCTTACGGATTTACAGAAGATAGAAGAGAAGCTCGAGCTGCTGGTGCAGGGCCTACTTTAGGTGATTGGGGAAG TGGATATGGAATTGCTGCGCAGGCATTAACTGCAGTTATAAGGGCTTATGATGGTCGTGGTCCTCAAACAAATCTTACGGGCAGTATCTTACAGAAACTCGGACTTTCTTCTGCTGATGAACTTATCGG GTGGACTTATGCAGATCCTTCGTGGGCCCGTATAGCAGCCCTTGTTCCTGTTGTTGTATCATGTGCCGAAGCAGGTGATGAGGTGGCAAACAAAATCTTGTTCGACTCTGTGGAAGAGCTGGCTTTAAGCGTGAAAGCTGTTGTTCAGAGACTCGGTTTATGTGGTGAAG ATGGAAAAGATTCTTTTCCTCTTGTAATGGTGGGTGGGGTTCTCGAAGCAAATAAGAGATGGGACATAGGCAAAGAAGTCATACATTGCATCTCCAAGGACTACCCTGGTGCATTCCCAATTAGGCCAAAG GTGGAACCTGCTGTGGGAGCAGCATTGTTGGCTTGGAATACGTTAATGGAGGAATGCCGTAAGGACCCATAG